ACTCGCCGATGACCAGCCCGTCCCGGCCGGCGTCGAAGGGGTGGCAGATGTGCTTCGTCAGCGCCCGCAGGGCGTGAAAGCCGCTGAAGGAGACCTGGGAGAAGGGGTCGACCCCGCCGGTGACCGCGGCGCGCACCTCGCCCCGCCGGATCAGGTCGAAGCCAAGCCCCACCGCGTTGGTGCCCGCAGCGCAGGCCGTCACCAGGGTGGCGCTGGGGCCGCGCGCCCCCGTCAGCCGGGCCGTGAGGCCCGTCACCAGCGGCGCCGGCACGTTCAGCAGCAGCGCCGGGTCCGCCTCCCCCTTCAGGTGCTTCTGCTCGTGGTAGTACTCCCGGGAGAGCGTGCCGCCCAGCGACGTGGCCATGCTGACGCCCACCGCCCAGGGGTCGCGCTGCACCAGCTCGTCCAGCCTGGCCTCCCCGGCCGCCTGGCGGACGGCCTCCCGCACCATGTCGTAGATGTAATCCCGGAAGACCCCGGGGGTCAGACCGAGACTGTCACCGTCCACCTCTCCGCCCATCTGGGTGGAGTAGCAGCTGGTATCGAACCGGGTCACCGGGCGGATGCCGGACCGCCCCTCCCGCAGAGCCGCAAGGAAATCGTCCACCGCAGACCCGATGGGCGATACCACCCCCAGCCCGGTGATGACCACCCGCCGCTTCATCGGGCTAGTTCCCTCCCGTCGTCAGCTCCGGCACCCTGCTCAGCAGGAACTGCTTGATGGTGTTGACGGACTGGAGCGCCGGCATGTCCTCGTCGGTCATGGTGACGCCGAACTCCTTGGTCAGGGCGATGATCACCTCGAGGGCGTCGATGGAGTCGAGGCCCAGCCCCTCCTTGAACAGGGGGGCGTCGCTGTCGATCTCCTCGGGGCTGATCTCCAGGAACAGCCGGTCGATGATCGCCTTCTTGATGCGCAGCTCGATCGAGTCCATTCTGAATCCCTCCATTCAAGCATTAAGAGATGGAAATGCCGCCGTCGATCACGAACACCTGGCCCGTCACGTAGGCCGCCTCATCGCTGGCCAGGTAGGCGGCGAGCGCCGCGACCTCGTCGGTGCGGCCGAAGCGGCGCAGCGGGATCCGCTTCAGGTATTCCTGGCTCACCGAATCGGAGAGCGCAGCGGTCATGTCGGTCTCCACGAAGCCGGGCGCCACGCAGTTGACGGTGATGTTGTACCGGGCGCCTTCCCGGGCCATCACGGTCGTCATGGCGTGGACACCGCCCTTGGATGCGCTGTAGGCCACCTGACCCGTCAGGCCCCGGATCCCGGCCGTCGACGTGATGTTGATGATGCGGCCGGACCGCTGCTCCGCCATGGGGCGGAACGCCTCCTTGCTGCAGAGGTAGACCCCGGTCAGGTTGATCTGGAGCGTCTCGAACCAGTCGTCGTCCCGGTACATCATCAGGAATCCCGGCCGGAGCACACCGGCGTTGTTGACGAGGATGTCGATCCTGCCGAACTCGGAGAGCAGCCGCCGGAACATCTCCCGCACCTGCTGCGGGTCGGCCACGCTCCCCTTGAGG
This region of Symbiobacterium terraclitae genomic DNA includes:
- a CDS encoding phosphopantetheine-binding protein is translated as MDSIELRIKKAIIDRLFLEISPEEIDSDAPLFKEGLGLDSIDALEVIIALTKEFGVTMTDEDMPALQSVNTIKQFLLSRVPELTTGGN
- a CDS encoding beta-ketoacyl-[acyl-carrier-protein] synthase family protein — protein: MKRRVVITGLGVVSPIGSAVDDFLAALREGRSGIRPVTRFDTSCYSTQMGGEVDGDSLGLTPGVFRDYIYDMVREAVRQAAGEARLDELVQRDPWAVGVSMATSLGGTLSREYYHEQKHLKGEADPALLLNVPAPLVTGLTARLTGARGPSATLVTACAAGTNAVGLGFDLIRRGEVRAAVTGGVDPFSQVSFSGFHALRALTKHICHPFDAGRDGLVIGECAAVCVLEDLESALERGAPIYAEVLGFAISNDAYHQTTPDPEGGGAERAMRGALEDAGLTPADVDYINAHGTGTTYNDDMEIRAIRNVFGERIPPVSSSKSIFGHTLGAAGAIECIVTTLCLAHGFVAPTLRWERPPVEDVEIDFVPGRSREADLRVAISNSFAFGGNTASLVLGRYGG
- a CDS encoding 3-oxoacyl-ACP reductase family protein codes for the protein MRLKGKVALVTGGSRGIGREICLALAAQGADVALNYVSRDQEAEETARAVREAGARALVLKGSVADPQQVREMFRRLLSEFGRIDILVNNAGVLRPGFLMMYRDDDWFETLQINLTGVYLCSKEAFRPMAEQRSGRIINITSTAGIRGLTGQVAYSASKGGVHAMTTVMAREGARYNITVNCVAPGFVETDMTAALSDSVSQEYLKRIPLRRFGRTDEVAALAAYLASDEAAYVTGQVFVIDGGISIS